A window of Oryza glaberrima chromosome 2, OglaRS2, whole genome shotgun sequence genomic DNA:
CCCATCGGCCGGCGCCCGCACGTCGCTCCTCTCCCGCGGGCCACCGCGCACCGCTTCTCTCTCGCCGGCCCCTGCCTGTGGCTCCTCTCCCACTCGTGGCTCCTATGCTCCCGCCGGCTGGCGCCCGTGCGTCGCTCCTCTCCCACCGGCCGGCGCTCGTGTCTCCTCTCTTGCCCCGGCGAGGTCGATGGTCGCGGCGACATCCTTCTCATCCATCCGCCCCGCAGCTCTGCCCGCGCCCTACCACTGCTCCGGCcgttgccccccccccccccccacctccccGCTCCGCCAACCGGCCACTCCATCCCGCACTCCCGCTTTGCCTGCCGGTGAGATAGAaagaggatagagagaagagtgGAGTGGTAAGGATGATATGTGGGGAGACATGGGTCTCaacagttttattttttttctgtgtgaaACTGACTTGTGGGTCCtacggtttttattattttttcagatcGAGTCGCTACGTTAAGAGAGCCACGTAGATGTCACCTTAGCCAAAATTGGGGACAATACTgctgagggacctcgtttgcatgGTTTTGTACGTAGGGGATGCGTTGCATTTGGTTTTGTGGTACAAGGATGAATTTCAAACTCGACAACAAATTAAGAGacctgaagtgaacttattcgaACAGGGTGAAAGGGGTGTACTCGGGGCCCCTTTCCCAACCTCCTCCCTCGTTTTcagcgcgcacgcttttcaaactactaaacggtgtgttttttaaaaaaatttatatgtgaaagttgcttaaaaaatcaaattaattcatttttcgaaaaaatagctaatacttaattaatcacatgctaatggaTCGTTTCGTTTACCGTGCGAGTGTTAGTGTTGGTAACCAGCTCCGCCGAACACACCCGAAGGtttgtctgaaactctgaaggCGGCCACAGGACACTGATTCAACCCGCAGTTGGTTGCTGTGGACTACCGAGGCACCCATTTCAGTTGTACCATGCGTTATGGACTTCCACCTGCTCACGGTTCATTGCTAGCACAAATTTTCGCCGGGCGATTACTAGCAGAATTTAGTACTCTGTTCCGGATTAAGCTTTTGCCCAACTTGCGGGCTTTACCTTTACTTTACTGAAGCAATCATTAGGATCCAATTATGCTTTGCTTCCAGCAAAGTACACCTTGAATAGTATATACGAGCTTTAGTACGTACTTTGATGTCATAATCACTGTAGCTAGTAGAGTATCCGACCGACACCAGCCTCTCTCGCTAGAATGTTGCCCACACCGGAGGCTGTGTTTAGTCGGatctaaagtttgaattttagttgaaattgaagatgatgtgactgaaaagttatgtttgtatgacaggttgatgtgatagaaaaatactgaagtttggatctaaactttggatctaaacacagcctgaacTTACAACCGACGAGCAACAGATTCACTTGCTTCTCGTTCTGAATTCCGAACCACTTCTGCAGATTCACAGGCCTAGTTGGGTAGTTGGGTACCACACACGTTACTGCTTAGTGCTTACTTGCAAGGTTCCCTTCGAGGGTGTCCTGGCAATTTTCCCTCTGATCTGCAGCTCATTACTCTTGTTGTGCAGTTACCAGATGaattgtagtagtagtagttagtCTGCGTACGAAACAACAAAGATTGATATGTGCAAACAACTTCCACACAACCATAAATATACATTTCTTGCAATCTTTACACACTCGACACAAGCTCATCCTGTCATTCATTCAGTCAGTAGTCAGTAGGTACGACTGAAAACGAAGCTAGCTCCCTGCACATCCTGATTCGCCTTACCTTACGTTTCAAGTCAAAGCATGTCGTGAGAAAATTTATCGGATGTCTGTTCGTTTGTTcgattgtttgtttgttttctaCGTACCAAACTCTGAAGCGAAACGCTCAACCACCAGCTGCTGCAACGGTGCTTCAAATTGGACGACTGGTCATTGCTGAAAGAGAGAGAACGGCATTGCGATTTGCAGCATATTCAGAATGTTCATCAGTGGTGACAGAGCTCGAGACCTCGATCCGTATGTGATATGTTTGCTACTTAATACAGTAGTTAGTTAGGGATTGCATCAAAAGCAGAAAACAGAATGCAAATGTGAGGTTGTTAATGTGAATCTAGCGCAGGTTCTTTTAGGAAAAAGGATGGCTAGTTCGGAAAATGAGGACAGGCCAAGGAGTAGGCAAATATACTAGAAGGACAAAACAGAGAGATCCGAGCAAGATATGTTCGattcttgctctcttttccactctgctttttgtttctttcctcGATTTTACTCGCAGATATGGATAGAGGCAAGCAGGTTTGCAAGTAAAAGGTACAAACAGACAAGTTAATCACGGTGTGATACGATTATGACATCTTGGGGCATCATAATCAGTGGAGAGCAGATCTTTCGCCCTCAAATATTTGCAAACTGTAGCCCTGAAACATCCGGCAACGATCTGACACAACAgtttgaaaatgaaaatgattttGACAGAGCACCACCGAAAAATTGACTACTGATGTATCAAGGCTCAGCAACAACAACCGTTGCTTGGTGATCATTAACATCACAACCAATTGAACAGGAGTGACAAAGGATAATGACAAAGCTGATTCGTGAAAATGACAGCATTCCACTGATATCTCTATTCTAGTAATTACAAGGAAAGACATTTTAGTAATAAtcagcagtttttttttccccgcACAGCACATAGCAAAATTAAGTTGAATTAGATTTTAATACTCTTCCTTTTGTTTGTATAAACTTAATTTTATATTGTACACAAGCATATCGATAAATTACACCGTTATAACGACTCACCGCGATCAAACAGTGCACATCTATCTCCTTTTCTCTAATTAATGTGTAGTAATTTCTAAGCTCCAATTTCGCCATTTGGATGACACGTGAACTTTTTTACTCCTAGTCTTCTACTGATGACAAAGTTACAACGTGTCGCTCTGCCAGTTTCTCTGTCAGTTGTGTTCGGTAATCATCATTGTCATTCCTCTCTTGTTACAGAGACCAATCCCAATGATGGTCAGGTCAgatgatcggcggcggcgacgtctccCAGACGTCGACGACATTCTCCTCGTTGTGCAGGGCGAAGAGGCGGTCGCCGCCGATCGAGAAGTCGCAGATGGCGCCGGCGTCGCTGCCCCGCAGCGTCGACGTCAGCACGTGGTCGGGGCCACTGAACACCGAGATGGTGTCGTTGGTCGACGCGAAGAGCTGGCCGCCGTGCGCGGCGAGCTTCGGGTAGCACGTCTCCTCGCCGCGCGGCGACGCCTTCTTCTTCCTGGCGGCGAGCTTGCTCCGCGACCTCcaccgcacgccgccggcgccgccgctgctccggaCGTCGAGGAACCCGAGGTCGTCGTACTGGTTGATCACGCAGAGCGACCGGCCGTCCTCCATCGCGATGGCGTGGAGCACGTGCTTGTCCTCCAGCGACGCCGGCGTGCCGACGTCGGACCACGACCAGGCGACGTTCTTCTTGTCCCGGAAGTCCAGCAGGCTGATGAAGGAGGAGTCCGTCCGCGGGAACATGGTCGCCGCCATGAGCGTGCTGGTGCCGTCGAGCCACTGGAGCTTGTCGGCGTCGCCGAGCGCGCAGCCCGGCGGCTCGTAGAAGAAGTCGGCCTGCTCGCCGGTGGTGCAGTCCCAGACGCCGATGCCGTACTCGTTGAACCGGCCCTTGCAGCTCGCGAAGACCTTGCACCGGTTGTCGAAGGCGAGCGCCCCGGGGGTGTAGGACCTGACGTGGCGATCGTGCGCGACGCGGAAGCGGTGGCGCAGGTCGCCGGTGAGCGCGGAGAaggccgccacgccgccgtcgcgcctgcCGGTGCCGGGCCTCTCCcgcgcggcgacgaggagcgtGGCCTCGTCGAGGTAGGCCGCGTCGTTGACCGGCGCGTGGTCGAGGTGCACGGCCCGCCGCTCCTCCATCACCCAGTTGTACAcgcgcacggcgccgccgtgcgcgacGCAGCAGCCGCCGTCGGGCGCGGCGCGGACGGCCGTCCCGTCGCCCGCGGCGCTCCCCGCCACGGACGCCGCCAGCCGCAGCCGGTCCCCGTCGAACGGCCCCCACCGCGCGGCGCGGACGCGGTCGAGGAGGCCGTAGTAGAGCGCCTCGCGGCAGAGCACCCCGTCGGCGACGTGGGGCGGCACGTGGAGCCCCCCCGTGCGGAGCAGGTCGAGCAGCACCGCGAAGCACTCCGGGTCGCGGTCGATGAAGTACTCGtccacgccgccctcgccgtcgccgtggttCCAGGAGGCGTCGATCATGGCGCCGAGCATGGTGtcccggccggcgccggcgagcgtggCGGCCGTCGTCTCGAACACCCGGCCTCCGACGTTGAGCCGCACGCGGCCCCGCTTCCCCTTCATGGCCTCGCACTCGCGGGGAGGTGGAGAACGAGTGGCGCGCGCGacggtttggtttggttggggttggggttgggccACGCCCTCGCGTCGCGCGGCTGCAGTGGTGACGCGGGGCGTTTTTGCAGTGGGTTCGCGTATAAAACGGGCTCGCGCGCGTGCCGGGCCTTCAGGTGGCGGGCGGGTGAACCGGCGGAGGATTTGATCGGGTCGCGGGAGACGTCACCCAACCCCACGGGTCTCGCGGCCGTTGCTTTCACGCGAGACGGGGGGGAGTGGCGTTCGGGGTTGGGGATTACGGTGGGGGCGGCGCGAGCGGTGGTGGATTTGGGGGACTTCTTTTGGGGCGCGTGGTGGCGTCGTCTCCGCGACTCGCCGACTCGGGTGGCAGCGCGGTGAACGGCCCAAGTGAGCGAGGACGGGGTACAAGTCCTTGTAATGGTCACGTAGTGGAGTAGAaagttgtgtttgtgtgtggGTCGGTTGGAGTTGGACTGGCACGTTGCACGCGGTCGGAGAGCCCCCACGATCCCGAACCACTCCCCGTTCTACCAATGCGCACCACGGCACTACGACTAGTTCCAAGCtttaaaaagaaatgaaaagctCCAACATTGCCGAGTACGACTAGTGCTATCACCCAAAGAATTTGTATAACTACAGGgcgctaagagcaggtacaataacaggctataagccagctataagtatattttaaagagaCAAAAGAAGATATAGAAGAGCAGCGAggtacagatctgtagccagttgcaacacggactctaagacaaaatgtgtgtatgacaggtgggaccaggtattaataatatagtaagcaactatcctatgaattaactattacattggctatagatgatttgaagctagtaATGGGCTctatatactattaaacttgctctaatgggAGGGCGGTTCACAGTTCGCCCAGTTCCGGAAGACCAGCGGATGCGGAATTTACTGGAGAATCGCCTCTCGCTCGTAATCCCATAAAGCACGGCCTTTTTGTCATTTAACTTCCCCGCAAATAAAAATGTTGGATTGAGCTTTTAAAGAGTTGATATGCACTAACCTAGGATATGTTAGGCACGTAGCTCAATCATGGCCTTCATTTCTTCTGGCTGAATTCAGGCAGCCTCACAGCTCTGCAAAGGACGGAAAAGTTAACAACGCTACGCTAGCtgaatcatcatcctcatcatcaagGATAAAAACTGGGACTCAAATGGCACATCCCGCACGCGTTGTTGCCGATCCAAGCGAGGCATGCGAGGTGATAGGATCACCCGGGTCCCGGGGCGACGAAAAATTGTGCAAAGAAAACGACGCGTCCTGCAAAAGGGAGGTGAGCTGATCAAGCATCGCACTTACTAGGTCCTATCCTGGTCGACTCCACTGTCGGATAACATTCACAATGTTTCTTGTCTGACGAGACCGTGTTCTTTTCGTTTTTGACCGGCGCAAGGCAGTGCACGACCCCGTTATAAAACGACGGCGACCATCTATTGCAAACTAGACATGGACAGCTGCCGAATCCCGCTATCGCGTCTCGGCTTGAAGAGAGATTCAATTCCAATTTCAGTTGACTCTTATGAAGATATATAGAGTTTACTAGTGTCAAATTGACCAGTAGGGGACTGAAACATTGCAAACTGAACAGTTTAGACCTAACCCCTTGACCGATGATGCTTCCCAGATGACCAACGAAATCATAAGCCGTTGTTTCTGAAAAATTAGGTGACGTTCATCTTGTAACGTGTTAGTTGACCACTGAACATCTTTTCTGTCGACTTGGAGATGGGATAGTTGGGAGAAATAATGGAATAGTTGACCTGGTTAGTGTCTGCCTCTGCTATGGCATGAGATGAGAGGAGACGACGAGACGACCGACCAAGTCAATACTAGTTGATAATGGTCGTGCCGTCATGGACTTGGTAGCCCACTAGCCCGAAGAGGAACAAGCCGTGTGGCCTCATGGGTATGCACTATGCAGTAATCTGAACCTCAATTTCCAGACGTTTGTTTccataggccatgtttagttcgtcggccaaattttttttaattatacggacaaacatttaaagtattaaacatagactaataacaaaacaaattacagattccgcctgtaaactgcgagacgaatttattaagcttaattaatccgtcattaacaaatgtttactgtagcatcatattattaaatcatggcacaattaaatttaaaagattcgtctcacaatttacatgcaaattgtgcaattggtttcttttttccacatttaatgcgtcatgcatgtgtccaaacatttgatgtctatttttgtccaaaaatttttgggatctaaacacacccatagccACTGAACGAATGCACAGGGGCCAATTCTTACATGGACTGTTATTGGCTTGTTGTTACCGCTGTTAAgactaaaatatagctatttctagaatacaaatttgttttaaaatgcAACTATTTCTTCGCCAAATCCTCTCATCTTAACCAATCTATCCCtatttaatttttctattactttctCTTCTAAATCAATCATAACCTTTCACCATTCATTTATCCTATCTAATTCCTTAATTCCTGTGAAAAATCTAAAGAAATGCTTTACATTTAAGGTTGAAGTGGCAACATGCAATCTCTATAAGTTGTGATAACTTTTTACGCTGGCCTTTATTGATGATATAAATGATTTTCATCCAATTCCAATTGTAATTAGGAGTGGCCCTTTAGGTTTCTCCTTCCATTAAAAATGTacctattttatattttggtttttccaaataagttagTTATATTTTTAGTCCTCCATGTATCTAAGatttaaatgaagagataaattaaatgtttgatcaaAACTCAATGAACTATCTTAAAACTATCTTTATTACATGTAAGATAAGttaatttctttttagttttagtAACAAAGTAACATGTGCAACTTTTTTGAATGAAGGGAGTAGAGCTTTAAGGCTTAGCCATACCTCTCATGGATAATGCTGGAAGTGCAGAGCTTAGCCAGGCCGTAGTCAGCTTCAACATGGTTGCAATCTGCGACAGGGAGATCGCTGCTTCCACTGGCATATATAAAACGTTGAACAGAATAACATAAGTACAGAATTAAGTATGCCAAGATAAACACAATGAGACAACCTGACAGTTGTGAAACAACCTGCAGAGATGACAGAAAGCAGTTAGCAATAGGCATGATCTCCCAAAAGAGACAatagacgaaaaaaaaaaagagaagataatGTATACTCTACTCGCAGAGGAATGAGCTCTGAAAAACAGGATTTCTCAATGGTGCCAGGCGGGGCTGACAGACCGGCACATTAGCTACAAAACTCATTTGCTCATATGGCCTAAATAAATAAGACATCAACAGGCTAGCTACAACATCATCCGACACAACTATGATGTCATTGGCCTCTTGGCAAGCATGGGGTTCAACCAACCATTAAAAGTTGCGCACTTGCGCCTAACATCACAACTACAGCATTTTTATCTTGTCTACAACCCCTAGTTAAAACCGCTACATGCCCAATCAGTTGGCATTCCAATAGGTCACCCGACCGAAGAGTTACAACCACACAGGGTGCAATGTTTTAACACCTTTTGAGACTAAGCGAACCTTTTGAGTCTAGAGAGCGAAACCATGTACAAGAGAAGTTAGCGGGTAACTTCAAGCCTTCCTTCTGCGCTTCTTTTCTCCAGTAGAAGCGCCACCAGCGGATCCCTAACTTCAAGCCTTCCTTCTGCGCTTCTTTCCTCCAGTAGAAGCGCCACCAGCAGATCCCCCCTGCTCCACTTCAGCTGCTGCCTCGCCTTCTGCTTCCTTCTGCTTCTCTTTCTCAGCTGAGACATTGGCCTTAGATTCCTCACCAGCCACCGCAGCAGCGGCAACCTTTGGCTTTCGACCTGGCTTGGCTCTTCCTTCACTTGGTTTGCTCTCATCCTTCAAATCCTTGCCTCCGCTGCTAGCCTCCTTTGGTCTACTGGCACTCTTGTTGCTACCATCCTCAGGCAAATCATCCTTTGTCTTCTCAGTTGACTTAGTGGCTTTGTCTTCGGATCCTTCTTCAGCTTCCTTCTTAAGGTCAC
This region includes:
- the LOC127762123 gene encoding BTB/POZ domain-containing protein At4g30940-like, with the translated sequence MKGKRGRVRLNVGGRVFETTAATLAGAGRDTMLGAMIDASWNHGDGEGGVDEYFIDRDPECFAVLLDLLRTGGLHVPPHVADGVLCREALYYGLLDRVRAARWGPFDGDRLRLAASVAGSAAGDGTAVRAAPDGGCCVAHGGAVRVYNWVMEERRAVHLDHAPVNDAAYLDEATLLVAARERPGTGRRDGGVAAFSALTGDLRHRFRVAHDRHVRSYTPGALAFDNRCKVFASCKGRFNEYGIGVWDCTTGEQADFFYEPPGCALGDADKLQWLDGTSTLMAATMFPRTDSSFISLLDFRDKKNVAWSWSDVGTPASLEDKHVLHAIAMEDGRSLCVINQYDDLGFLDVRSSGGAGGVRWRSRSKLAARKKKASPRGEETCYPKLAAHGGQLFASTNDTISVFSGPDHVLTSTLRGSDAGAICDFSIGGDRLFALHNEENVVDVWETSPPPII